The proteins below come from a single bacterium genomic window:
- a CDS encoding creatininase family protein, whose amino-acid sequence MERTMARLNWKQFQKLVPGKTNRVLLPVGTIEAHGPGALGTDAFIPEYICQKLAGPLNAMVAPTIPYGLTRSLIGFPGSLTVSPETLTAYVKETALSLTQAGFKYVIIMNGHGGNNDCLKPVGPYLWQQNRSRTLIIHWWEASAAVGQKYFKGTGHAGADELAALMAVDPGLVAREDYQKQEVGDYPPGMTPYPFHTSMILNQRGQGYPDFDAAKARKYMGEAVKLIAEEARTILNAWEKLD is encoded by the coding sequence ATGGAAAGAACAATGGCCAGGCTTAACTGGAAACAATTCCAAAAACTGGTCCCCGGCAAGACCAACCGGGTACTGCTGCCGGTGGGCACCATCGAAGCCCACGGGCCCGGGGCGCTAGGGACGGATGCCTTCATCCCGGAATATATCTGCCAAAAGCTGGCCGGTCCGCTCAACGCCATGGTGGCCCCCACCATTCCCTACGGCCTGACCAGGTCGCTGATCGGTTTTCCCGGATCGCTGACCGTTTCCCCGGAAACCCTGACCGCCTATGTAAAGGAGACCGCCCTGAGCCTGACCCAGGCCGGGTTCAAGTACGTGATAATAATGAACGGCCACGGCGGAAACAACGACTGCCTGAAGCCGGTGGGCCCGTACCTTTGGCAGCAAAACAGGTCCAGGACGCTGATCATTCACTGGTGGGAAGCTTCGGCTGCAGTCGGCCAGAAATATTTCAAAGGCACCGGACACGCCGGAGCAGATGAACTGGCGGCCCTGATGGCGGTGGACCCCGGCCTGGTGGCCAGGGAAGACTACCAAAAGCAGGAGGTGGGCGATTATCCGCCGGGGATGACGCCCTATCCCTTTCATACCTCGATGATCCTGAACCAAAGGGGCCAGGGTTATCCGGACTTTGATGCCGCCAAGGCCCGCAAATACATGGGAGAGGCGGTCAAGCTGATAGCGGAAGAAGCCCGGACAATTTTAAACGCCTGGGAGAAACTGGACTGA
- a CDS encoding tetratricopeptide repeat protein, whose amino-acid sequence MAVVSSHKSTERSGRTGGKLLTGAWPRVLISLSILLVYLRTVSFGFTYFDDESLVLNNLAGLSSLKNIILGFNGELTRGFTAFYRPLLTASFIINYQLSGLAAWGYHLINVLLHLTACLLFYKLLTKLHAGPGRALFFSLLFAVHPLNAQAVAWIPGRNDSLLAVFALPMLMLFMDFAATGKLRYLFLNSLFFALALLTKESALVMPVLCLGYFFLVPQRPRHYQKLVLNAVLWFAIFLSWYWARNNALGFSPEGQAGRFIAPIEFFAGVLSYLGKALLPINLSPVAGPEIGSFFYGTAALALLSGLVWRVRLKNKSFFLFGLLWAALFLLPNMIRGSFITLALEHRFYLPFMGLLAAFSQVNQFKFETAKTKTAMVPGLVILIAAFGTFWYSTDFKDRETFWTAAGKKSPQNSLVHYNRGLLFQEKGKYDQAEREYQTALGITPDYAGVHNNLGILYQMQGKHGPAEQQFKKALQYRPNLAEALDNLGSVYYQQNLPDQAREQFEKAIRANPRLASAHNNLGSLYFLSGKLPEAEREFGEAVRLKPDWAEAQANLGSVHLKVGSYDQAEREYLKALSLDGGNQTASYNLAEMYISQGSYQKAQNLLQAILRIRPENPLFHEQLSYVCYLRKDYNQAVIHYDQALKLGAAPDPAVLAKLKPYRSK is encoded by the coding sequence ATGGCAGTTGTTTCCAGTCATAAATCAACGGAAAGATCAGGCAGAACGGGCGGCAAGTTATTGACCGGAGCTTGGCCCCGGGTGCTGATATCCCTGTCAATACTTTTGGTATATCTCAGGACCGTCAGTTTCGGTTTCACCTATTTTGACGATGAAAGCCTGGTGCTCAACAATCTGGCGGGCTTAAGTTCCTTAAAGAACATTATCTTGGGCTTTAACGGGGAACTGACCAGGGGCTTCACTGCCTTTTATCGTCCGTTATTGACCGCCTCATTTATCATCAATTATCAGCTGAGCGGTCTGGCGGCCTGGGGGTACCACCTGATCAACGTCTTGCTGCATTTGACGGCCTGTCTGTTGTTCTATAAACTGTTAACAAAACTTCATGCCGGGCCGGGCCGGGCCCTGTTCTTTTCACTATTGTTCGCCGTCCATCCCCTGAATGCCCAGGCGGTGGCCTGGATCCCGGGCCGGAACGACTCGTTGCTGGCGGTATTTGCACTGCCGATGCTGATGCTTTTTATGGACTTCGCAGCCACCGGAAAGCTTCGATACCTGTTTTTGAACAGTTTGTTCTTTGCCCTGGCTCTTTTGACCAAGGAGTCAGCCCTGGTGATGCCGGTTCTATGCCTGGGATATTTCTTTTTAGTTCCCCAACGGCCAAGGCACTACCAAAAGCTGGTGCTGAATGCGGTTCTGTGGTTTGCCATATTCCTGTCATGGTACTGGGCCCGCAATAATGCCCTGGGGTTCAGCCCGGAGGGCCAGGCCGGAAGATTCATTGCTCCAATAGAATTCTTTGCCGGAGTACTCTCTTATCTGGGCAAGGCGCTTCTTCCCATCAACCTTTCGCCGGTGGCCGGGCCGGAGATCGGCTCATTTTTTTACGGGACAGCAGCGCTGGCGTTGTTGTCCGGCCTGGTCTGGCGGGTCCGGCTGAAAAATAAATCCTTCTTTCTTTTTGGCTTGTTATGGGCAGCGCTGTTCCTGCTGCCTAATATGATAAGGGGATCGTTCATAACGCTGGCTCTGGAACACAGGTTTTATCTGCCTTTCATGGGTCTGCTGGCGGCGTTTTCCCAGGTGAACCAGTTCAAGTTTGAAACGGCCAAGACAAAGACCGCGATGGTCCCGGGATTGGTCATATTGATTGCGGCTTTTGGGACATTCTGGTATTCAACCGATTTTAAGGACCGGGAGACATTCTGGACGGCGGCCGGTAAAAAGTCGCCCCAAAACTCTTTGGTCCATTATAACCGGGGGTTGTTGTTTCAGGAAAAGGGTAAATACGATCAGGCCGAAAGGGAATACCAAACAGCTTTGGGGATCACGCCGGACTACGCCGGGGTCCACAACAATCTGGGGATATTATATCAAATGCAGGGCAAACACGGACCGGCGGAGCAGCAGTTCAAAAAGGCTTTGCAGTATCGTCCCAATCTGGCCGAAGCCTTGGACAACCTGGGGTCCGTCTATTACCAGCAAAACCTGCCGGATCAGGCCCGGGAACAATTTGAAAAGGCGATCAGGGCCAATCCCCGGCTGGCTTCGGCCCATAATAATCTGGGCAGCCTTTATTTTCTGTCCGGGAAACTGCCGGAAGCAGAACGGGAATTTGGCGAGGCGGTAAGGCTGAAACCGGACTGGGCTGAGGCCCAAGCCAATCTGGGGAGCGTTCATCTGAAGGTCGGTTCGTACGACCAAGCCGAGAGGGAGTATCTTAAGGCCCTGTCGTTGGATGGAGGGAATCAGACGGCCAGTTACAATTTGGCCGAAATGTACATCAGCCAGGGATCTTACCAGAAAGCCCAGAACTTATTGCAGGCCATTCTAAGGATCCGCCCGGAAAACCCATTGTTCCACGAACAGCTGTCTTATGTCTGTTATCTCCGTAAAGACTACAACCAGGCGGTAATTCATTACGACCAGGCGCTGAAGCTGGGGGCCGCTCCTGATCCGGCCGTGCTGGCCAAACTGAAACCCTACCGATCCAAGTAA
- a CDS encoding rhomboid family intramembrane serine protease, with translation MIPLKDDIVSSSFPFINTLLIAINALAFLYELSLGPGLNLFMVQYAAVPEKVVSAGALGWMSIMSSMFLHAGWAHFLGNMLYLYIFGDNVEDALGHFKYLAFYLLCGFGAAWAHILTDPGSAVPMVGASGAIAGVLGAYFLLYPKARVLTLVFLGFFIRIIKIPALVVLGFWIILQLVLGLGSLPLRGQGGGVAWFAHIGGFACGMVLIFVMGGWRKRQNYVAKPGAFWDN, from the coding sequence ATGATCCCGCTTAAAGACGACATAGTTTCTTCCAGCTTTCCGTTCATCAACACGCTGCTGATCGCCATCAATGCGCTGGCCTTCCTTTATGAACTTAGCCTGGGGCCGGGACTGAACCTTTTCATGGTCCAGTATGCAGCGGTGCCGGAAAAGGTCGTCTCGGCCGGGGCCCTGGGCTGGATGAGCATAATGTCTTCCATGTTCCTTCATGCCGGTTGGGCTCATTTTCTGGGTAACATGCTTTATCTTTACATCTTCGGCGACAATGTGGAGGATGCGCTGGGGCATTTCAAATACCTGGCCTTCTACCTTTTGTGCGGGTTCGGGGCGGCCTGGGCCCATATCCTCACGGATCCGGGCTCTGCCGTTCCCATGGTCGGAGCTTCCGGGGCCATTGCCGGAGTGCTGGGGGCGTATTTCCTGCTGTACCCCAAGGCCCGGGTCCTGACCCTGGTATTCCTGGGTTTCTTCATCCGGATCATCAAGATACCGGCCCTGGTGGTGCTGGGTTTTTGGATCATCCTGCAGCTGGTGCTGGGCTTGGGCAGTTTGCCGTTGAGGGGGCAGGGCGGAGGCGTGGCCTGGTTCGCCCACATCGGAGGGTTTGCCTGCGGCATGGTCCTGATATTCGTGATGGGAGGATGGAGAAAACGGCAGAATTATGTTGCAAAACCCGGTGCTTTTTGGGATAATTAA